A single region of the Brachypodium distachyon strain Bd21 chromosome 3, Brachypodium_distachyon_v3.0, whole genome shotgun sequence genome encodes:
- the LOC100843682 gene encoding peroxisomal membrane protein PMP22 translates to MAAMAGEAYMKQLRAHPLRTKAITSGVLAGCSDAVAQKISGVKKLQLRRLLLIMLYGFAYAGPFGHFFHKLMDRIFKGKKGKETTAKKVIVEQLTVSPWNNMMFMMYYGLVVEGRPFTQVKSKVKKDYATIQLTAWKFWPIVSWINYEYMPLQLRVLFASSVASCWAVFLNLKAARSSSIVSR, encoded by the exons atggcggccatggcgggggAGGCGTACATGAAGCAGCTCCGCGCGCACCCTCTCCGCACCAAGGCCATCACCtccggggtgctcgccggctgcagcgacgccgtCGCCCAGAAGATCTCCGGCGTCAAGAAGCTCCAGCTCAGGAGGCTCCTCCTCATCATG cTCTACGGATTTGCATACGCCGGGCCGTTTGGACATTTCTTCCACAAGCTCATGGACAGGATTTTCAAAGGgaagaaagggaaagaaaCTACAGCCAAGAAG GTCATAGTGGAGCAGCTAACTGTATCACCCTGGAACAACATGATGTTCATGATGTATTACGGTTTGGTGGTTGAAG GGAGACCTTTTACGCAAGTAAAAAGCAAGGTGAAGAAGGACTATGCGACCATCCAGCTGACAGCTTGGAAG TTCTGGCCAATAGTTAGCTGGATCAACTATGAGTACATGCCACTCCAGCTCCGAGTTCTTTTCGCCAGTTCCGttgcatcatgctg GGCAGTGTTTCTGAACCTGAAAGCAGCAAGATCGTCATCGATTGTCAGCCGCTAG
- the LOC100844592 gene encoding uncharacterized protein LOC100844592, which translates to MARRHLLLPLLALAFSVSLAAPQGLGDVAAFIDGASHRYLRHQQHDQQASSMSLDEVSAAVSVLLGFAPPASLPALSSSKLNKVLLPNPFDRPRAVFLMQLDGSHASVDSFISEAGTIFRTRIDGAKNLATGLTDKDELIVIHSDESLAVQDNDLTNLANWLEGSYQKADGKLKIPLESGNSLTLFISKEADLEFASSLISLLKTIKRSIQVHEDFSGGIVSPAELLVCHFTGIKALEDEYGSAEIVKQGAEVVRTALSKAFDLLQGAYRGKIVGLVISAKEASTSLASIIDAPSSMHISRRLEEASRTNAAASIAAIYLVRLSLAWITGIILLVSTLIGVCLLMNMPLTRDTLLYSNVKID; encoded by the exons aTGGCTCGCCGtcacctcctccttcctctcctcgcgctcgccttctccgtctccctcgccgccccTCAG GGACTGGGAGATGTCGCCGCCTTCATCGATGGTGCGTCGCACCGCTACCTGAGGCATCAGCAACACGACCAG CAGGCCTCTTCAATGTCGCTTGATGAAGTTTCTGCAGCTGTTTCTGTCTTGCTTGGTTTTGCACCACCAGCCTCGCTACCTGCGCTTTCTTCTTCAAAG TTAAACAAAGTGCTACTCCCTAACCCATTTGATAGACCCCGTGCTGTTTTCTTGATGCAACTCGATGGATCCCACG CCTCCGTCGATAGCTTCATATCTGAAGCCGGTACTATTTTCAGAACAAGGATTGATGGTGCAAAAAATCTTGCCACGGGTCTTACAG ACAAGGATGAATTAATTGTCATCCACTCAGATGAATCTCTTGCTGTTCAAGATAATGACCTCACCAACTTG GCCAATTGGTTGGAGGGATCATATCAGAAGGCTGATGGCAAATTGAAAATTCCCCTGGAGAGTGGAAACAGTCTTACTCTGTTCATTTCTAAG GAAGCAGACCTGGAATTTGCCTCCAGCTTGATCTCCCTTCTTAAAACCATCAAAAGGAGCATCCAGGTTCACGAAGATTTCTCAGGAGGCATTGTGAGCCCTGCAGAGTTATTAGTATGCCACTTCACAGGCATTAAG GCTCTGGAAGATGAATATGGTTCCGCGGAAATTGTTAAGCAGGGAGCTGAAGTAGTCCGGACAGCACTTTCCAAAGCATTTGATCTTCTGCAGGGAGCATACAGAG GGAAAATTGTTGGGCTGGTAATATCCGCAAAGGAGGCATCTACATCCTTGGCATCCATCATTGATGCACCATCCTCAATGCATATCTCAAGACGGCTAGAAGAAGCAAGCAGAACTAATGCTGCAGCTTCTATAGCTGCGATATATCTTGTTAGATTGAGTTTGGCATGGATTACTGGGATCATCCTTCTTGTCTCGACTCTCATTGGG GTTTGTTTGCTGATGAACATGCCGCTCACGAGGGACACACTCCTGTATTCAAATGTCAAGATTGATTAG